Within the Vagococcus carniphilus genome, the region TTAAATGATGAAGTATCAAAGCGGATAAGGGAATTACGCATAAAGAAAGAGATAACTCAGGAAATTTTATCGAATAGGGCAGGAATAGATTTATCTTATTTAGGAAAAATTGAGAGGGGCCAAAAAAATAATATTTCATTAGAGCTTTTGGATAAGATTATCAGTGGCTTAGGAGTAAGTTATGATGAATTTTTTAGTTTTGAAAGTTCGGATGATGATCTTAAAAAAATACAATATGATATATCGATTGCAAATGATAAAGAACAAGTATTAAACTTGATTAATGGAATAATTAAATTAGATAAAGAAAATAAGAATTAAGAATTTATATTTAATTTAAATACTAAATGTTTATACTTGATTTAAGGAGATTTTTGGATATGGGAACAATAATAAATCTAAGTATTAATAATTTATGTATTGACTGGGGAAAAAATTACTTTTACAATGCTCATTCTTGGTTATATGAAAGTAAAGAGTTTCAAAAAAAATATGATGATTATAATTATTATGAAGGTGGATTAGCAATATCAGAAAAATTAATAGATGTAAAATTTAGGCTTAATAATTTAGGATATTCTTTGAATGAAGTAGAAAGTAAGTTTAATCATCAGTTGAATATTTGGTCCAAAAATCATGACTGTATACTAACTTTTGAATTATTAAAAAGCATAGTAATGAATATTGATTTAGATAAAATTACTGATAGATTCCTTTCGGAAGATTGGGAA harbors:
- a CDS encoding helix-turn-helix domain-containing protein — its product is MLNDEVSKRIRELRIKKEITQEILSNRAGIDLSYLGKIERGQKNNISLELLDKIISGLGVSYDEFFSFESSDDDLKKIQYDISIANDKEQVLNLINGIIKLDKENKN